Proteins encoded in a region of the Anopheles ziemanni chromosome 2, idAnoZiCoDA_A2_x.2, whole genome shotgun sequence genome:
- the LOC131294806 gene encoding uncharacterized protein LOC131294806 — MSSNTAPIKIRYEPKVLLRSASFQKLCAIPFNFKIEAIRSYKEDIKTVIKLLKIATRTYVISLYLKVASIILFNYNAIALRYRSKITYLTANATQTQNVHAGIAQNRPISERNLQSRNYKQVTVGGLLDIDIVGIQTVLTYSCIAYVGIQMAWLVNVLFSSANIPLGLVFLMLDLGYMGVIIFKIALKDSNFS, encoded by the exons atgtctTCAAACACCGCACCGATAAAAATCCGGTATGAGCCGAAGGTACTCCTTCGCAGTGCTTCGTTCCAAAAACTTTGCGCTATaccattcaatttcaaaatagAAG CAATTCGCTCGTATAAAGAGGACATTAAAACGGTTATCAAACTACTCAAAATTGCCACAAGGACATACGTTATTTCGCTGTACCTCAAAGTTGCCTCAATCATTCTATTCAACTATAATGCTATCGCTCTACGGTATCGCTCGAAA ATAACCTATTTGACTGCAAACGCAACTCAAACGCAAAATGTGCATGCCGGCATTGCACAAAACAGACCCATCTCCGAACGAAACCTGCAGTCGAGGAATTACAAACAAGTAACGGTGGGCGGACTGTTGGATATTGACATCGTCGGGATTCAAACCGTTCTAACGTATTCCTGCATCGCCTACGTGGGAATTCAAATGGCTTGGCTGGTGAATGTCCTTTTCTCTTCCGCAAATATTCCGCTCGGTTTGGTTTTCCTCATGCTAGATCTTGGATACATGGGAGTGATTATTTTCAAG ATTGCTTTGAAGGACAGCAACTTCTCATGA
- the LOC131294927 gene encoding rho guanine nucleotide exchange factor 18 codes for MMMDGTQSNNVPSDELLLLSSDDENDTDLVIDYLSEDQFPTAKCVEPTARLQTIEICSDLKTGGENVIVGSGGINDSNNSSSDTATNNHSNMVPIISVTPHSPGAKFNFLEDTLSQLQCLRESVAHMKNSTLQGAATGGIGALGATVSSSKLFSSCPSLPDLTISNPINVWPHHHVLYGLNNDRRKSWTAIEDLTECTKSSHKSVSLSSLDSEEQESLRAAERLHNRTSRNSTGGISTHSLNEAELARDFEKVVAKRNLVPVVPRIPLQKSISTPSIAPVRNQTAKEDNIASSRHLSDSEDETHDRSLLCVRDKNEEYTEHHEKRRKRGSLFFRKKKDKAKTKGQSSACDACGATINLATYKEHAVECKAKIAKKYFQAQPKPSSNKKGSANSGKKMTGCYSPWRLVANKLGVVSQHASHNSSQHDDQGRDYYDGNVHNDNANYPDDVPLIRDEFLHEAPIGPHDLGADPILGVAIDEHDSWSPSVPKEVVKALKDKQVKRQEHIYEFIMTEKHHVQTLLVMQKVFVESLQKHFSHLNLERMFPRLVELTELHTGFLRKLRLKQREHHVVDSIADILVDFFSSMSAQKLKNAYGEFCSNHRSALDTFKCYMTGDNIFAEWYKHCQQNPLLKKKGIPECILFVTQRLTKYPLLIDPLLKSSREDKIEQEKLQKAMSLVKEILVDVDARVADKEKEDRQLEIFKRIDAKSCAIFKKDKFKKSDIISCNRKLRFEGVATLMQGRSKMQTVLVVVLSDCLFFLLENSHKYSFFTPENKAGVVSLQKLLIREKAGTESRGIYIISSNPAYPEMYELKVQNPKDKNVWIQSIRAAVIDCPSDESETEDYMSMEHRQKMIDLKQANIREIISLGTTELEGKMRQKDFEQAILLEEKIALQLSLLLDNEQNAEQLGPAVESFISNYGSYRDLISDDCDTIEIWKRVLNSIQEISSLASSLYTAATGLPLSRSSSSVGERQSELFISPTLPKRAETFGGFDERRNKQLLASGVGGGGGGIGGATLMTTAHSRDAVLSTLSAGYFTNRETYEKRGEHHTNVVHPSPADLEAALMLANPHHGGPKVLAGAGTGTGGTGGRGSEGSIITSDLAKDQNYAALHVSHHLHTLLCIISQQMTTIQSLQHQLNSFRENPKTLYRHNDQLEELRNLQDKLQEEKTAWQKQKEQEERELEETKKSQKALQEQIRAEQEDIKQQREQLYRKMEILSSQGLLLSPSVALPIPTGMVSSMEDTQSVSEEHHVDSAFGGGVGASMIGSSVTIDRKKDKWRTASITKTPPANLVSATNAAKINATSIKQQLPLKLSSLSSSKPASTQSNSVMSPNNGNLVHATTGGAGVTQMFPLKLADKKISSSTPNHSRTGSSPAVIQQQIQVQSGNPATRTNTYPKIPERFRLRSTDNYPSPSSTGSNSPAPPSPYQYSPSTPQSMGSASTPPLVPSRNSAPQEHGALHTSSPITSRHSSLQSSPKPAEGSGSNNNKPKEEEVMYF; via the exons ATGATGATGGATGGCACACAGAGTAATAATGTGCCATCTGACGAACTTTTGCTCTTGTCCTCAG ACGATGAAAATGACACCGATTTGGTAATTGATTATCTGAGCGAAGATCAGTTTCCTACCGCAAAATGCGTGGAACCGACGGCCAGATTGCAAACCATTGAAATCTGTAGCGATTTGAAAACGGGCGGTGAAAACGTCATCGTCGGCTCTGGAGGCATAAACGatagcaacaacagcagcagtgaTACGGCCACAAATAACCACAGCAACATGGTGCCAATCATTAGTGTTACCCCGCACAGTCCGGGGGCCAAGTTTAATTTTCTCG AGGACACTCTGAGCCAACTGCAATGTCTCCGGGAGAGTGTAGCACACATGAAGAATTCTACGCTACAAGGAGCTGCTACGGGCGGAATCGGAGCCCTGGGGGCAACG GTTTCCTCCTCAAAGCTATTCTCATCCTGCCCTTCTCTTCCTGACCTAACTATATCAAACCCAATCAACGTTTGGCCCCATCATCACGTGCTGTACGGGTTAAACAATGATCGAAGAAAATCCTGGACGGCAATCGAGGATCTGACCGAGTGCACAAAATCATCACATAAAAG CGTTAGCTTGTCCAGTTTGGACAGTGAAGAGCAGGAATCGCTTCGAGCTGCGGAACGTTTGCACAATCGCACCAGCAGGAACAGCACCGGCGGAATTTCCACCCATTCTCTAAATGAGGCCGAATTAGCG AGGGATTTTGAAAAAGTGGTTGCGAAGCGTAATCTCGTGCCAGTGGTTCCGAGAATACCTCTTCAGAAAAGTATATCCACACCATCAATAGCGCCAGTGCGAAATCAAACTGCCAAGGAAGACAACATCGCAtc TTCGAGGCATCTTTCCGACAGTGAAGATGAAACTCATGATCGATCACTACTTTGTGTGAGAGACAAAAA CGAGGAGTACACGGAACATCATGAAAAGCGCAGAAAACGAGGCTCCTTGTTTTTCCGCAAGAAAAAGGATAAAGCCAAAACAAAAGGACAATCTTCTGCATGCGATG CGTGCGGAGCTACAATAAATCTGGCCACATACAAAGAGCATGCAGTAGAGTGTAAAGCCAAAATAGCGAAG aaatattttcaaGCACAGCCGAAACCTAGCTCCAACAAGAAGGGCTCCGCCAACAG TGGCAAAAAAATGACTGGATGTTACTCTCCGTGGCGATTGGTTGCTAACAAATTAGGCGTGGTATCACAACACGCTAG CCACAATTCCTCGCAACACGATGATCAGGGTAGAGACTATTATGATGGCAACGTGCATAATGATAACGCTAA CTACCCGGACGATGTTCCACTGATAAGGGATGAGTTTCTGCACGAAGCCCCCATCGGCCCACATGATCTTGGTGCCGATCCCATCCTTGGTGTTGCGATCGATGAGCATGACTCGTGGAGCCCCAGCGTCCCCAAAGAGGTAGTGAAAGCATTGAAGGATAAGCAG GTTAAACGGCAAGAGCATATATACGAGTTTATCATGACTGAGAAACATCACGTTCAAACGTTACTAGTCATGCAGAAGGTGTTTGTAGAGAGTCTGCAGAAGCACTTCAGTCACCTCAACCTGGAACGCATGTTTCCCCGCCTAGTGGAGCTGACTGAGCTACATACGGGGTTTTTGCGAAAGCTGCGGTTGAAGCAGCGTGAGCACCACGTCGTCGACAGCATCGCGGACATATTGGTGGACTTTTTCTCCTCAATGTCGGCCCAAAAGCTAAAGAACGCCTACGGGGAGTTCTGCTCGAACCATCGCTCGGCGCTCGACACATTCAAGTGTTACATGACCGGCGATAACATCTTCGCCGAGTGGTACAAgcactgtcagcagaacccacTGCTGAAGAAGAAGGGCATTCCGGAGTGTATCTTGTTCGTGACGCAGCGTCTCACCAAGTATCCGCTGCTTATTGATCCACTGTTAAAAAGTTCACGGGAGGACAAGATCGAGCAAGAGAAACTGCAGAAAGCCATGTCGCTGGTGAAGGAAATATTGGTCGATGTGGACGCACGGGTGGCCGACAAGGAGAAGGAGGATCGTCAATTAGAAATCTTCAAACGTATCGATGCAAAGTCCTGTGCTATATTTAAAAAGGATAAATTCAAGAAATCTGACATCATATCATGCAATCGTAAACTAAG ATTCGAAGGTGTGGCCACCCTCATGCAAGGTAGATCCAAAATGCAAACCGTACTGGTGGTTGTTCTGtcggattgtttgtttttcctgttgGAAAATTCGCATAAATATTCTTTCTTCACTCCGGAGAATAAG GCGGGTGTTGTGTCACTGCAGAAGCTGTTGATACGCGAAAAGGCCGGAACAGAATCCAGAGGAATCTACATTATCTCCTCCAACCCGGCGTATCCGGAAATGTACGAGCTTAAAGTGCAGAATCCCAAGGATAAGAACGTCTGGATTCAGTCGATACG cgCTGCTGTTATCGATTGTCCATCGGATGAGTCTGAAACCGAAGACTACATGAGTATGGAGCATAGGCAGAAGATGATAGACCTAAAGCAGGCGAATATTCGTGAGATAATAT CACTTGGAACGACCGAACTGGAAG GTAAAATGCGCCAAAAGGATTTCGAACAGGCGATACTGCTGGAGGAAAAAATTGCACTGCAACTGAGCTTGTTGCTGGATAACGAGCAAAATGCGGAGCAGCTCGGTCCCGCCGTCGAGTCCTTCATTTCAAACTACGGATCCTATCGGGATCTCATCTCCGACGACTGTGATACTATAGAAATATGGAAACGGGTGTTGAACTCCATTCAAGAAATTAGCTCTCTGGCATCATCACTGTACACGGCCGCCACGGGATTGCCCCTATCCCGGTCTAGCAGCTCCGTTGGCGAACGCCAGAGTGAACTCTTCATCTCACCGACACTTCCGAAGCGAGCCGAAACCTTCGGCGGGTTTGACGAACGGCGCAACAAGCAACTCCTCGCTAGCGGCGTAGGAGGAGGTGGCGGTGGGATTGGTGGGGCTACGTTGATGACTACTGCTCACTCGCGAGATGCCGTGCTTTCGACGCTTTCAGCCGGATATTTCACTAACCGTGAAACGTACGAAAAACGGGGCGAACATCACACGAACGTCGTTCACCCGTCTCCGGCTGATCTCGAGGCGGCGCTTATGCTGGCCAATCCACACCACGGTGGGCCAAAAGTTCTGGCTGGTGCTGGAACGGGTACCGGCGGCACGGGAGGAAGAGGATCGGAAGGCAGCATCATCACATCCGATTTAGCCAAAGATCAGAACTATGCAGCACTGCACGTCTCGCACCATTTGCACACCCTGCTCTGCATTATATCGCAGCAAATGACAACCATTCAAAGTCTGCAGCATCAGCTGAACAGCTTTCGCGAGAACCCTAAAACGCTGTATCGTCACAACGATCAGCTGGAGGAGCTGCGCAATCTGCAGGACAAGTTGCAGGAGGAGAAGACCGCTTGGCAGAAGCAGAAGGAGCAGGAAGAGCGTGAGCTtgaagaaaccaaaaagtCTCAGAAGGCACTGCAGGAACAAATACGGGCCGAACAGGAAGATATCAAGCAGCAGCGTGAGCAACTTTACCGCAAGATGGAGATTTTGTCCAGTCAAGGATTGTTGCTCTCACCAAGC GTTGCACTGCCGATACCGACCGGGATGGTTTCGTCGATGGAGGATACTCAAAGCGTCAGTGAAGAGCACCACGTAGACAGTGCGTTTGGGGGAGGTGTGGGGGCATCAATGATTGGATCTTCGGTTACGATTGATCGGAAGAAGGACAAGTGGCGAACAGCGAGCA TAACCAAAACACCACCGGCAAACCTAGTGAGTGCAACGAATGCGGCCAAAATTAATGCCACTAGCATAAAGCAGCAGCTTCCGCTTAAGTTGTCATCATTGTCAAG CTCGAAGCCAGCGTCCACACAAAGCAATTCCGTGATGTCACCTAACAACGGAAATCTTGTACATGCCACTACTGGTGGTGCTGGGGTAACACAAATGTTTCCTCTAAAGCTTGCTGACAAGAAG ATCTCCTCCAGTACGCCAAATCATTCACGAACTGGCAGTAGCCCTGCAGTAATACAACAGCAAATACAAGTACAATCTGGCAATCCCGCAACAAG AACAAATACCTACCCTAAAATCCCGGAGCGGTTCCGGCTGAGAAGCACCGACAACTATCCTTCTCCATCGAGTACCGGTTCCAATTCACCCGCGCCCCCCTCACCGTATCAGTATTCTCCGTCAACGCCACAATCCATGGGATCGGCGTCGACGCCTCCCTTGGTGCCCAGTAGAAACTCGGCCCCGCAGGAACACGGCGCCTTACACACGTCGTCTCCGATTACCTCCCGGCACTCGAGCCTGCAATCGTCTCCGAAGCCGGCCGAAGGCAGTGGCAGCAATAATAACAAGCCCAAAGAAGAAGAGGTCATGTACTTTTGA